One Setaria viridis chromosome 3, Setaria_viridis_v4.0, whole genome shotgun sequence DNA window includes the following coding sequences:
- the LOC117850438 gene encoding F-box protein At2g23160: MVKGRRSKRRRCPAASLTDDLIVEILSRLPARSVCRFRCVSTAWRDLIYANHRKLPQTLAGFFTMHDGEGSMSSVPHFTNVSGRDGPLVPSSFEFLPNRVYLQHSCNGLVLLSYWPNQPDDLYCFVCNPATKKWMQLPGFLFGGRCWGLSLGFDPIASPHFYVFQLFEDYRNLVAGVQVYSSETGQTVGEETEWDNRVIGRCAPFSVSVFLNGCQHYLTYDPAIAVVDTRGKLRRSIPVPDNKDDGFIHQSQGRLYYANFEADDEDEVVRLVVYVLEDYDNQQWTLKHSAEAEYVLGRTSSNLFRDFELVAIHPDCNIIFYTVGWDKTLMSYDMDRRRVQVICTLGQDTRERYLPYVPSFSELQALHA, encoded by the coding sequence ATGGTGAAGGGGAGGAGGTCCAAGAGACGGAGGTGCCCGGCGGCCAGCCTCACCGATGACCTCATTGTCGAGATCCTCTCTCGCCTCCCTGCCAGGTCGGTCTGCCGCTTCAGGTGCGTGTCCACGGCCTGGCGGGACCTCATCTACGCCAACCACAGGAAGCTCCCCCAGACCCTGGCTGGCTTCTTCACCATGCACGACGGTGAGGGCTCGATGAGCTCAGTTCCACATTTCACCAATGTTTCGGGCAGAGACGGCCCTTTGGTCCCCTCCTCATTTGAGTTCCTGCCAAACCGCGTCTACCTTCAACACTCTTGCAATGGACTTGTCCTTTTGAGCTACTGGCCCAACCAACCCGATGACCTCTATTGCTTCGTGTGTAATCCGGCCACGAAGAAATGGATGCAATTGCCGGGCTTCCTTTTTGGAGGCAGGTGTTGGGGTTTAAGTCTGGGTTTCGACCCCATTGCCTCACCCCACTTCTACGTGTTTCAGCTCTTTGAAGACTATCGTAACTTGGTCGCCGGAGTGCAGGTATATTCATCCGAGACAGGACAAACAGTTGGTGAGGAGACTGAATGGGACAATAGAGTAATTGGCCGTTGTGCTCCTTTTTCAGTGAGTGTCTTTCTGAATGGATGTCAACATTATCTGACCTATGATCCTGCTATAGCTGTGGTGGACACTCGGGGGAAATTACGCCGGAGCATACCTGTTCCTGACAACAAGGACGATGGTTTCATCCACCAGTCTCAGGGCCGTTTGTACTATGCCAATTTTGAGGcagatgatgaggatgaggtGGTTCGGCTAGTGGTTTATGTTCTTGAGGACTATGACAACCAGCAATGGACATTGAAGCATTCAGCTGAAGCAGAATATGTTCTTGGGCGGACAAGTTCTAACCTTTTCCGGGACTTTGAGTTGGTCGCAATTCATCCCGACTGTAACATCATCTTCTACACTGTTGGGTGGGATAAGACACTCATGTCCTATGATATGGACCGTCGGCGGGTTCAGGTGATCTGCACTCTTGGGCAGGACACTCGGGAGCGGTATCTGCCGTACGTGCCATCGTTTTCGGAGTTGCAAGCCTTGCACGCATGA